One genomic segment of Tubulanus polymorphus chromosome 4, tnTubPoly1.2, whole genome shotgun sequence includes these proteins:
- the LOC141904143 gene encoding transmembrane protein 26-like isoform X1: MTIKCACIRKDVSSISRAILVRVIFACFALVSISRVVDGYGLQYWSLTVLLVPLIAEGIYRLKKFNGVESSKWFCLCVLFFLIPNVTCIWLLQTKYNRCILNYNSTGRFKEDCEGEDIEITFEKIFGVRVAIPQLSHLRWIMSIQQAMIILLVIGRCLLPNKLVDRFRLARLLLVLIANGADVIEFYQTQSDMKIEKVRDTEIYVLLAFWTWSLVPFCFYLTATEDRDDETPEVEQKATTEQTDGNQTKNSKYINILIDERWSLLFQCLCMDGPYLAMRLYIMSTYKLFTSSILFFVAKNAILLIVDLYLFFLLCCSDERKAARKAKQRAIELKKSNTSVLPVLIQKA; encoded by the exons ATGACGATAAAGTGTGCTTGTATTCGTAAAGATGTATCGAGCATATCGAGGGCGATTTTGGTGCGGGTGATTTTCGCTTGTTTCGCGTTGGTTTCGATTTCGAGAGTAGTGGATGGCTACGGACTGCAATATTGGTCACTAACGGTCCTGCTGGTGCCGCTGATCGCGGAAGGGATTTATCGGTTGAAGAAATTCAACGGTGTCGAAAGCAGCAAATG GTTCTGCCTGTGCGTCCTGTTCTTTCTCATTCCGAATGTTACCTGCATTTGGTTACTGCAGACTAAGTACAATAGATGCATTCTGAATTACAATTCAACCGGTCGATTTAAAGAGGATTGCGAAGGCGAAGATATAGAAATCACTTTTGAGAAAATATTTGGG GTTCGGGTCGCCATTCCACAACTATCTCATCTCCGGTGGATAATGAGTATCCAACAAGCGATGATCATTTTGCTCGTTATTGGCCGCTGTTTATTGCCGAACAAACTCGTCGATCGTTTCCGTTTGGCGCGACTGTTACTGGTGCTCATCGCAAACGGCGCCGACGTCATCGAATTCTATCAAACCCAAAGCGATATGAAAATCGAAAAAGTTCGCGACACGGAGATTTATGTTCTCTTAGCCTTTTGGACGTGGAGTTTAGTTCcgttttgtttctatttaaCTGCGACCGAAGATAGGGATGACGAAACGCCGGAAGTGGAACAAAAGGCGACAACAGAACAAACCGACGGAAATCAGACGAAAAACTctaaatacattaatattcTAATTGATGAGAGATGGTCGTTGTTATTTCAGTGTTTATGTATGGACGGACCGTATCTCGCTATGAGATTATACATTATGTCGACGTACAAACTATTCACCAGTTCCATTTTGTTCTTCGTCGCTAAAAACGCGATTTTGCTGATCGTCGATTTGTACCTGTTCTTTTTGCTGTGCTGTTCCGACGAACGGAAGGCGGCGAGAAAAGCTAAACAGAGGGCGATAGAACTGAAAAAGTCTAACACTTCTGTCTTACCAGTCCTTATCCAAAAGGCTTAA
- the LOC141904143 gene encoding transmembrane protein 26-like isoform X2: MNLKFCLCVLFFLIPNVTCIWLLQTKYNRCILNYNSTGRFKEDCEGEDIEITFEKIFGVRVAIPQLSHLRWIMSIQQAMIILLVIGRCLLPNKLVDRFRLARLLLVLIANGADVIEFYQTQSDMKIEKVRDTEIYVLLAFWTWSLVPFCFYLTATEDRDDETPEVEQKATTEQTDGNQTKNSKYINILIDERWSLLFQCLCMDGPYLAMRLYIMSTYKLFTSSILFFVAKNAILLIVDLYLFFLLCCSDERKAARKAKQRAIELKKSNTSVLPVLIQKA, translated from the exons ATGAATTTGAA GTTCTGCCTGTGCGTCCTGTTCTTTCTCATTCCGAATGTTACCTGCATTTGGTTACTGCAGACTAAGTACAATAGATGCATTCTGAATTACAATTCAACCGGTCGATTTAAAGAGGATTGCGAAGGCGAAGATATAGAAATCACTTTTGAGAAAATATTTGGG GTTCGGGTCGCCATTCCACAACTATCTCATCTCCGGTGGATAATGAGTATCCAACAAGCGATGATCATTTTGCTCGTTATTGGCCGCTGTTTATTGCCGAACAAACTCGTCGATCGTTTCCGTTTGGCGCGACTGTTACTGGTGCTCATCGCAAACGGCGCCGACGTCATCGAATTCTATCAAACCCAAAGCGATATGAAAATCGAAAAAGTTCGCGACACGGAGATTTATGTTCTCTTAGCCTTTTGGACGTGGAGTTTAGTTCcgttttgtttctatttaaCTGCGACCGAAGATAGGGATGACGAAACGCCGGAAGTGGAACAAAAGGCGACAACAGAACAAACCGACGGAAATCAGACGAAAAACTctaaatacattaatattcTAATTGATGAGAGATGGTCGTTGTTATTTCAGTGTTTATGTATGGACGGACCGTATCTCGCTATGAGATTATACATTATGTCGACGTACAAACTATTCACCAGTTCCATTTTGTTCTTCGTCGCTAAAAACGCGATTTTGCTGATCGTCGATTTGTACCTGTTCTTTTTGCTGTGCTGTTCCGACGAACGGAAGGCGGCGAGAAAAGCTAAACAGAGGGCGATAGAACTGAAAAAGTCTAACACTTCTGTCTTACCAGTCCTTATCCAAAAGGCTTAA